The following proteins are encoded in a genomic region of Oncorhynchus kisutch isolate 150728-3 linkage group LG6, Okis_V2, whole genome shotgun sequence:
- the LOC116374332 gene encoding SH3 and multiple ankyrin repeat domains protein 1-like: MPQQQQTTQSQPQRADRSAAGGAGEGVPKGGGARRGKGPLVKQSKVEDLRAGQGTLGGKAPVEKSSIPIPTIIVKAPSISSGSGRSSQGSSVEAEPTPPGETDRTKPPHGPPSTPAPQPPAPPSIPAPPPPSFRGQDSDFTSQFGAAIVGAARRDRERFHEARRKSASIFMSAEEEVGPGGGGGGGGGGGAGRTQTTQQQQFSPQSGGPPPRLRPSKSIDEGMFSGDTFIHHTRSMPPAFGLPEYSSPAPDYQPKSVPADFYGASSRQQVPSGTTFIHPLTGKVLDPSSPLGLALAARERALKDDGRMRRERGTEHQFVRQMSSVVTFPSQATSPTPASSATHSSSSSYLVTSSSLAATTSSTSQPPSPRILRGAGWGEEGGGGEREREGGGAREGLRVRFSEDKTVHTHHYQSQHYQPSYREERQRERSRERERERSRERERDREGYMRQQTAPTQQPHQLSSQQPRQASFLRMESEAGYILSLTPPSPPATAAPSHPQGGGGSGGSGLMVLPPPAPSVDVDDEFVFADPLPPPLEFANSFDRGGMSGYTHRAIINNLASRQQQPPPPPPPPPPPPPKDMFISGFPAHTPLPSPQAGDSTTSSLTSYDSEVANLTQSGNSPTQTSPNPLPPPSPSSLQPTGPPPPPSVSPPPPPSSFHRPSLAMTHSHHLYNSTHTGRSSPSHGRSSPTPPPKGRFSPTQGRSSPTQGRSSPTQGRSSTIHRSSSPTPPPHSIAGSPSYRGPPPISSTAASSGPFRGSAALTSTAPCTTTTTTTTAATTTRTSVQPHQDRTHPAPSGSTAAGRRIGEHHPHPTAKAGESQETVVDSGIEELDSRSSSDHHLDNILAMSGGARERLEERLERGREGGGGGEGDRAGGADLLESYMSYLDGQTFDMHNATAAVSTYPKSGRFREGGRAAELRRETGTAPPSFQSHRRREDEEEEEEGEEGEEEDDGGREGYGMTQNLGRPTSPYFDRPRTPEMKPLWGSEGQLVGDQGTYLEGRRLYPPISSMKASIINELSNKLQQRGSQRSLSRHRNRFSEDSASALSPPSVRSLSPSPIHHSQPALSLSPTPSSQYPNWNRPPSPQPPVAAVQPPPRSHSPLSSPTYSPYPTSPKHRPVYRTKALEFQFIPSRESRKAESHHLQRRRAPSPLISPSERPKLGPPRPSSLPLLPTTPLYSSLYELRGSMTPPSPANHMGDPYFSPSPPLFAPSGAPPPPKRLPVGVSLPLPHTLFICYPHLPPPAPSKPFASKPLPYWTKYDVADWLGYLNLGEHREHFLDNEIDGTHLPSLTKEDYLDLGVTRVGHRMNIDRALKRVTDRLSSSPFPISALSPRGRRDDGSRS, translated from the exons ATGCCCcagcagcagcagaccacccAGAGCCAGCCGCAGAGGGCAGACCGCAGTGCGGCTGGGGGGGCTGGAGAGGGAGTACCTAAAGGAGGGGGGGCGCGGAGAGGGAAGGGCCCTTTGGTAAAGCAGTCCAAGGTGGAGGACCTGCGGGCTGGCCAGGGCACACTGGGGGGCAAGGCCCCAGTGGAGAagagctccatccccatccccaccaTCATAGTCAAGGCCCCCTCCATCAGCAGTGGCAGTGGCCGCAGCAGCCAGGGCAGCAGTGTGGAGGCTGAGCCCACCCCCCCAGGGGAGACCGACAGAACCAAACCCCCCCACGGACCCCCTTCCACCCCAGCCCCGCAACCCCctgctcctccctccatcccggcCCCTCCACCACCCTCCTTCCGAGGCCAGGATAGTGACTTCACTAGCCAGTTTGGGGCGGCCATCGTGGGTGCAGCCCGCCGGGACAGGGAACGCTTCCATGAGGCCCGCAGGAAGAGCGCCTCCATCTTCATGTCTGCCGAGGAGGAGGTGGggccagggggaggaggaggagggggaggaggaggaggggcaggCAGGACACAGACCACTCAGCAGCAGCAGTTCAGCCCCCAGTCCGGTGGCCCCCCCCCACGCCTCCGGCCCTCCAAGTCCATCGACGAGGGCATGTTCTCTGGGGACACCTTCATCCACCACACCCGCAGCATGCCCCCTGCCTTCGGCCTGCCAGAGTACTCCTCCCCGGCTCCAGACTACCAGCCCAAGTCTGTTCCGGCTGACTTCTACGGGGCGTCAAGCCGGCAGCAGGTCCCCTCTGGCACCACCTTCATCCACCCCCTGACAGGAAAGGTCCTGGACCCCTCGTCCCCCCTGGGTCTGGCCCTGGCTGCCAGGGAGCGGGCCCTGAAGGACGACGgcaggatgaggagggagagagggaccgaGCACCAGTTTGTACGACAGATGTCCAGTGTGGTGACATTCCCCTCCCAGGCCACCTCACCCACACCGGCTTCCTCAGCCACCCATTCCTCCAGCTCCTCCTATCTGGTCACCTCCTCATCCCTAGccgccaccacctcctccaccagccaaccCCCCTCCCCCAGGATCCTCAGGGGTGCAGGCTGGggcgaggaggggggaggaggggagcggGAGAGGGAGGGTGGCGGGGCcagagaggggctgagggtgCGCTTCTCTGAGGACAAAACAGTCCACACACATCACTACCAGTCCCAGCACTACCAACCCTCCTACAGggaggaaagacagagggagaggtcgagagagagggagagggagaggtcgAGAGAAAGGGAGCGGGACAGAGAGGGGTACATGAGGCAGCAGACAGCACCTACCCAGCAGCCCCATCAGCTGTCGTCCCAGCAGCCTCGCCAGGCCTCGTTTCTGAGGATGGAGAGTGAGGCAGGCTACATCCTGTCTCtcacccctccatctccccccgcTACAGCCGCCCCGTCTCACCCTCAGGGGGGAGGGGGTTCCGGGGGCAGTGGCCTCATGGTTCTGCCGCCCCCTGCCCCCTCTGTGGATGTGGATGATGAGTTTGTGTTTGCTGACCCACTGCCCCCTCCGCTGGAGTTTGCCAACAGCTTTGACCGGGGTGGAATGTCAGGTTACACACACCGTGCCATTATCAACAACCTGGCCTCACGCCAGCAGCAGcccccaccacctccccctcctcccccaccaccccctccAAAAGACATGTTTATCAGTGGGTTCCCGGCCCACACCCCCCTACCCTCCCCACAGGCGGGGGACTCTACCACCTCCAGCCTTACCTCCTATGACAGTGAGGTGGCCAACCTGACCCAGTCAGGAAACTCCCCCACTCAGACATCACCCAACCCCCTTCCTCCACCCTCACCCTCCAGCCTCCAGCCCACAGGACCCCcgcctcccccctctgtctcccccccacccccacccagctCCTTTCACAGACCCTCCCTTGCCATGACCCACTCTCACCACCTCTACAACAGCACGCACACCGGGCGCTCCTCTCCTTCCCATGGGCGctcctcccccactcctcctcccaaAGGTCGCTTCTCCCCCACCCAGGGTCGCTCCTCCCCCACCCAGGGTCGCTCCTCCCCCACCCAGGGTCGCTCCTCCACCATCCATAGGAGCTcatcccccacccctcctccccactccatTGCAGGTTCCCCATCCTACCGTGgtccccctcccatctcctccaccGCAGCCTCCTCTGGCCCCTTCCGGGGCTCTGCAGCCCTGACTTCCACCGctccctgtaccaccaccaccaccaccaccaccgctgcCACCACCACGAGGACCTCAGTCCAGCCCCACCAGGACAGGACACACCCAGCCCCCTCTGGTTCTACAGCGGCCGGCCGCAGGATAGGGGAGCACCACCCTCACCCCACAGCCAAGGCAGGGGAGTCCCAGGAGACGGTGGTGGACTCTGGGATAGAGGAGCTGGACAGCCGCAGCAGCAGTGACCACCACCTGGACAACATCCTGGCCATGAGCGGAGGAGCCAGAGAGAGGCTGGaagagaggctggagagagggagggagggaggaggaggaggggagggagacagggcggGAGGAGCAGACCTCCTGGAGTCGTACATGAGCTACCTGGACGGACAGACGTTTGACATGCACAACGCCACAGCCGCCGTCTCCACCTACCCCAAATCAGGCAGGTTCAGGGAGGGGGGGCGTGCGGCCGAACTACGCAGAGAGACCGGTACCGCCCCGCCCTCCTTCCAGTCACACAGACggagggaggatgaggaagaggaggaggagggcgaggaaggagaggaggaggacgatggaggacggGAGGGTTATGGGATGACACAGAATTTGGGGCGTCCCACGTCACCCTACTTTGACCGGCCCCGGACCCCTGAGATGAAGCCTCTGTGGGGGTCAGAGGGTCAGTTAGTAGGGGACCAGGGGACCTACCTGGAGGGCCGGAGGCTGTACCCCCCCATATCCAGCATGAAGGCCAGCATCATCAATGAGCTCAGCAACAAACTGCAgcagagagggagccagagatcactAAGTAGACACAG AAACAG GTTTTCAGAAGACTCCGCCTCGGCCCTGAGCCCTCCCTCAGTTCgttccctgtccccctcccctatCCACCACTCCCAGCCcgccctgtccctgtcccccacCCCTTCCTCCCAGTACCCCAACTGGAACCGTCCCCCGTCCCCCCAGCCCCCTGTGGCTGCCGTACAGCCCCCTCCACGCTCccactctcccctgtcctcccccaccTACTCCCCTTATCCCACCTCCCCTAAACACCGGCCTGTGTATCGCACCAAAGCCCTGGAGTTCCAGTTCATTCCAAGTAGAGAGTCCAGGAAGGCAGAGTCCCACCACCTGCAGCGTAGGAGAGCCCCCagtcccctcatctccccctcaGAGAGGCCCAAACTGGGTCCCCCccgcccctcctccctccccctcctccccaccacACCCCTCTACAGCAGCCTCTACGAACTTCGCGGCTCTATGACCCCGCCCTCACCCGCTAACCACATGGGGGACCCctacttctccccctcccctcctctcttcgcCCCCTCTGGTGCCCCTCCTCCCCCCAAACGCCTCCCTGTTGgtgtctcgctccctctcccccacacACTTTTTATCTG ctacccccacctccctcccccaGCCCCCTCCAAGCCCTTTGCCTCCAAGCCACTGCCTTATTGGACCAAATACGACGTG
- the LOC116374333 gene encoding SH3 and multiple ankyrin repeat domains protein 1-like: MALNKLDEILAAAQQTISTNEGQGTRGQGARRDRSRGSFYANEPNYDQSEMGMTGLGYDRAQFTSGHVPPHGMLRQKSIGVTEEEKSHLNPPAMKFARSLSVPGPDDIPPP; this comes from the exons ATGGCTTTGA ataAGCTAGATGAGATCCTGGCAGCAGCTCAGCAGACAATCAGCACCAATGAGGGGCAAGGGACGCGGGGTCAGGGGGCAAGGAGAGACAGGAGCCGGGGCTCCTTTTAcgccaatgag CCAAATTACGACCAATCAGAAATGGGGATGACCGGGCTGGGCTATGACCGCGCCCAGTTCACATCAGGCCACGTCCCTCCACACGGTATGCTGCGACAGAAATCCATCG GGGTGACTGAAGAGGAGAAGTCCCATCTCAATCCTCCGGCCATGAAGTTTGCCCGAAGTCTCTCGGTTCCCGGCCCAGATGACATCCCCCCGCCC